The proteins below are encoded in one region of Maribacter aestuarii:
- the hisS gene encoding histidine--tRNA ligase yields MAQKPSIPKGTRDFSPSEIAKRNYISDVIKSHFETFGFQPIETPSFENSETLMGKYGDEGDRLIFKILNSGDFISKVDDYTYSSKDSKSLGPKITEKALRYDLTVPFARYVVMHQNELDFPFKRYQIQPVWRADRPQKGRFREFFQCDADVVGSDSLLQEVELIQLYDAVFTDLQLESVTIKLNNRKVLAGISEVIGAKHLLVDFTVALDKLDKIGEEGVKKEMLSKGISEAAIQKASPLFSLGGSNTDQLLTLENMLEQSEEGNKGVEELRFILETITSLGLQSAKLTIDVTLARGLNYYTGAIFEVSAPDGVAMGSIGGGGRYDDLTGIFGLKDVSGVGISFGLDRIYLVLEELGLFPESVDKSLDVLCLNFGTKEGLAALKLTTVLRKAGIKADLYPSDAKIQKQFKYANNRNVPYVILLGEEELKEQSFVVKDMASGTQKTYSLNAVQDFIANL; encoded by the coding sequence ATGGCACAAAAACCATCTATTCCAAAAGGAACCCGGGATTTTTCCCCTTCTGAAATCGCAAAAAGAAATTATATATCGGATGTCATAAAAAGTCATTTCGAAACTTTTGGTTTCCAGCCTATAGAAACTCCTTCCTTTGAAAACTCCGAGACTCTTATGGGAAAATACGGGGATGAAGGTGACCGTTTGATTTTCAAGATTTTGAATTCGGGCGATTTTATTAGTAAGGTGGATGATTATACCTATAGTTCCAAAGATTCCAAATCACTTGGCCCGAAGATAACCGAAAAAGCCCTGCGCTACGACCTTACCGTACCCTTTGCCCGTTATGTGGTTATGCATCAAAACGAACTGGATTTTCCATTTAAGCGTTATCAGATTCAACCGGTTTGGCGAGCAGATAGGCCACAAAAGGGCCGTTTTCGAGAGTTTTTTCAATGTGATGCGGATGTCGTAGGTTCGGATTCGCTTTTACAGGAAGTGGAACTGATACAGCTCTACGATGCGGTTTTCACCGATTTACAACTGGAAAGTGTTACGATTAAACTGAATAACCGAAAAGTCCTAGCTGGTATTTCCGAAGTCATTGGAGCCAAACATTTGCTGGTTGATTTTACCGTTGCTTTGGATAAATTGGATAAAATAGGGGAAGAGGGGGTTAAAAAGGAAATGTTGTCCAAAGGTATTTCTGAGGCTGCCATTCAAAAAGCTTCGCCCTTGTTTTCTTTAGGCGGTAGCAATACGGACCAATTACTGACCTTGGAAAATATGCTCGAGCAGTCCGAAGAAGGGAATAAGGGTGTTGAGGAGCTCCGATTTATACTGGAAACCATCACGTCATTAGGCTTACAGTCCGCAAAGTTGACTATTGATGTTACCTTGGCCAGAGGTCTAAACTATTACACGGGGGCTATCTTTGAGGTTTCGGCGCCAGATGGTGTCGCCATGGGTTCCATTGGGGGAGGCGGTCGTTATGATGATCTTACCGGAATTTTTGGCTTAAAGGATGTAAGCGGGGTTGGAATTTCCTTTGGATTGGACCGCATCTATTTGGTGTTAGAGGAACTTGGTCTCTTCCCGGAGTCCGTGGATAAATCGTTGGACGTCCTCTGTCTGAACTTTGGAACTAAAGAAGGCCTTGCAGCACTCAAACTAACCACGGTATTAAGAAAGGCTGGTATTAAGGCCGATTTGTACCCATCGGATGCCAAAATTCAAAAACAATTCAAGTATGCCAATAATAGGAACGTCCCTTATGTAATCCTTCTGGGAGAAGAGGAGTTGAAAGAACAGTCCTTTGTAGTGAAAGATATGGCCAGT
- the rplI gene encoding 50S ribosomal protein L9 has translation MELILKKDVENLGFKDDVVNVKNGYGRNYLIPNGLAAMATASAKKVLAENLKQRAHKEKKIVDAANKTADALKALEMKITAKTGAGDKLFGSVTTIDLAAALEKEGHSIDKKFINIQGGSVKRTGPYNAQIRLHRDVVVDFPFEVIAEQK, from the coding sequence ATGGAGCTTATATTAAAGAAAGACGTAGAGAACTTAGGTTTTAAAGACGATGTGGTAAACGTTAAAAACGGATACGGTAGAAATTACCTTATTCCTAACGGTTTGGCCGCTATGGCCACAGCATCGGCTAAAAAGGTGTTGGCCGAGAACCTAAAACAAAGAGCACATAAAGAAAAGAAAATTGTAGATGCTGCGAATAAGACTGCTGATGCTTTGAAAGCATTGGAGATGAAAATTACCGCAAAAACAGGAGCTGGCGATAAGTTGTTTGGTTCTGTTACTACAATTGATTTAGCTGCAGCCTTAGAAAAAGAAGGACACTCAATCGATAAGAAATTCATCAACATACAAGGTGGTTCTGTGAAAAGGACTGGACCATACAATGCACAGATTCGCTTGCATAGGGATGTTGTTGTAGATTTCCCTTTTGAGGTAATCGCAGAGCAAAAATAA
- the nadC gene encoding carboxylating nicotinate-nucleotide diphosphorylase codes for MISDAQFNKEIQGIIENAIREDVGDGDHSSLACIPHEAKGKAKLLVKDEGVIAGVEFAKKVFSYVDDQLEIETLIEDGSLVKYGDIVFYVNGRSQSILKAERLVLNAMQRMSAIATKTNFFVELLKGTGTKILDTRKTTPGIRALEKWAVKIGGGENHRFALYDMIMLKDNHIDFAGGITNAIAKTKKYLKDTDRDLKIIVEARNLDEIREILKSGGVYRILIDNFNYEDTRKAVSLIGDACLTESSGGINEDTIRKYAECGVDYISSGALTHSVYNMDLSLKAV; via the coding sequence ATGATATCAGACGCGCAATTTAACAAGGAAATACAGGGAATAATCGAAAATGCCATCCGTGAGGATGTGGGTGATGGCGATCATAGCTCGTTGGCCTGTATTCCTCATGAAGCAAAAGGTAAGGCTAAGTTATTAGTAAAAGATGAAGGGGTAATTGCGGGGGTGGAGTTTGCTAAAAAAGTATTCTCTTATGTGGATGACCAATTGGAAATTGAGACCCTAATTGAAGATGGAAGTCTTGTTAAATACGGCGATATTGTTTTTTATGTGAACGGGCGTTCGCAGAGTATTCTTAAAGCAGAACGGCTGGTCCTTAATGCCATGCAGCGCATGAGCGCAATCGCCACGAAGACTAATTTTTTTGTGGAATTATTGAAGGGTACTGGGACTAAAATATTGGATACCAGAAAAACAACCCCAGGCATTCGCGCTTTGGAAAAGTGGGCGGTAAAAATTGGGGGAGGGGAGAACCATAGGTTTGCCCTGTACGACATGATAATGTTAAAGGACAATCATATTGATTTTGCAGGCGGAATTACCAATGCAATTGCCAAGACCAAGAAATATTTGAAGGATACCGACAGAGATTTGAAAATAATCGTGGAAGCTCGAAATTTGGATGAAATACGGGAAATTTTAAAGTCGGGCGGAGTGTACCGTATTTTAATCGATAATTTTAATTATGAAGATACACGCAAAGCAGTAAGCCTCATAGGAGATGCTTGCCTTACCGAATCATCAGGAGGAATAAATGAGGATACCATTCGCAAATATGCGGAATGTGGGGTGGATTATATTTCATCTGGGGCTTTAACACATTCCGTCTATAATATGGATTTAAGTCTAAAAGCAGTGTAG
- a CDS encoding DUF2147 domain-containing protein yields the protein MIYPRLSLLILLFLCTSTFVNAQSVFGKWKTIDDRTGKPKGIIHIYKKEGKMYGYVEEILEEGKKDAVCIKCDGELKDEPVVGMEIITAGEKNEDGEWKGKRLFDPEQAMSFRFRIWLNPDDPNELKVRGYLAFIYRTQTWLRVEG from the coding sequence ATGATATACCCCCGTCTAAGTCTCTTGATTCTCTTATTTTTATGTACATCTACTTTTGTTAACGCCCAGAGCGTATTTGGGAAATGGAAAACTATAGATGACCGAACGGGTAAACCAAAAGGCATCATTCACATTTATAAAAAGGAGGGAAAGATGTATGGCTACGTTGAAGAAATATTGGAAGAAGGAAAGAAAGATGCGGTTTGTATCAAGTGCGATGGAGAATTGAAGGATGAACCAGTCGTGGGTATGGAAATCATTACTGCTGGCGAAAAAAACGAGGACGGGGAATGGAAAGGAAAAAGACTATTCGACCCGGAGCAAGCTATGTCTTTTCGCTTTAGAATATGGCTAAATCCAGATGACCCCAACGAACTTAAAGTACGCGGTTATCTCGCTTTCATTTATCGAACGCAAACGTGGTTACGTGTGGAAGGTTAA
- a CDS encoding YihY/virulence factor BrkB family protein, translated as MSTEIEEKLEKIPVVDWFVRILKKIKLPGFEGLSAYDLTEMYVSGILKGAISTRASAIAFSLFLALFPLLIFMVTLVPFLVSYISLENADFEIQFQMFLESFLPTATGEYFGEVFQQIKDQKRGGLLSSAFLLSIFLVANGVNSIFGGFETSYHIELTRNFFRQYLFALMVGLILAILIIVGFVAFIYFEFYVLGYLSEFAARQGGYVLGKDEIIGVQIAKVLFFVILSYFTTATLYYFGTREGKQARFFSVGALMTTILFLITSYLFGIYVEKFARYNELYGALGGLLILMVYIWLNSNILLLGFELNASLNSLRKITKKEE; from the coding sequence ATGTCGACCGAAATTGAGGAAAAACTAGAAAAAATACCTGTTGTAGACTGGTTTGTCCGTATTCTTAAGAAGATAAAATTACCCGGTTTTGAAGGGCTCTCAGCATATGATTTAACGGAAATGTATGTGAGCGGCATCTTAAAAGGTGCCATTTCCACGCGTGCAAGTGCTATAGCTTTTAGTCTTTTCCTTGCATTGTTTCCGTTGTTGATATTTATGGTAACCCTAGTACCGTTTTTGGTGTCCTATATAAGTTTAGAAAATGCCGATTTTGAAATTCAATTTCAAATGTTCCTGGAATCTTTTCTACCTACTGCAACAGGTGAATATTTTGGAGAAGTTTTTCAACAGATAAAAGATCAAAAAAGGGGAGGACTCCTGTCTTCTGCCTTTCTCTTGTCCATTTTTCTGGTTGCCAACGGTGTAAACTCGATATTTGGCGGATTTGAAACTTCCTATCATATTGAACTTACACGGAATTTTTTTAGACAATATCTATTCGCGTTAATGGTAGGCTTGATTTTGGCTATTCTTATTATAGTAGGTTTTGTAGCTTTTATTTATTTTGAATTCTATGTGTTGGGCTACTTATCGGAATTTGCCGCAAGACAGGGAGGTTATGTGTTGGGCAAGGATGAGATAATAGGCGTGCAAATTGCCAAAGTATTGTTCTTTGTAATCCTTTCGTATTTTACGACCGCCACACTTTATTACTTTGGTACACGAGAAGGGAAACAAGCAAGGTTTTTCTCGGTGGGTGCGTTGATGACGACCATTCTATTTTTAATCACTTCGTATCTCTTTGGTATTTATGTGGAAAAATTTGCTAGATACAATGAGTTATATGGTGCATTGGGAGGATTATTAATTCTGATGGTCTACATTTGGCTAAATTCCAATATCTTGTTGCTTGGTTTTGAACTTAATGCTTCCTTGAACTCCTTGAGGAAGATTACTAAAAAAGAAGAATGA
- a CDS encoding DUF6495 family protein — translation MKYTRLTKEQLEELHPEFINFLATQSITSDEWSKIKTETPRVAEDELDVFSDLIWEGVLSKVAYLENISAQQMNLFFLTDKEMKLIAVKVMNPKIDLTTKVGFNWFKKNWQSDFVEYLTASKAYTEDKNLDKFKLIQQGGIITKGELYRWFEKMIEVS, via the coding sequence ATGAAATACACGAGACTCACAAAAGAGCAATTGGAAGAACTTCACCCAGAATTCATAAATTTCTTAGCTACACAATCTATTACCAGTGACGAATGGTCTAAGATCAAGACCGAAACTCCAAGGGTAGCTGAAGATGAACTTGATGTGTTCAGTGACTTGATTTGGGAAGGGGTCTTGAGTAAAGTGGCCTATCTGGAAAATATTTCTGCGCAACAGATGAACCTGTTTTTCTTAACGGATAAGGAAATGAAGTTGATTGCTGTTAAGGTAATGAACCCAAAAATTGACCTAACCACTAAAGTCGGGTTTAATTGGTTCAAGAAGAACTGGCAATCCGATTTCGTTGAATATCTAACCGCATCCAAAGCTTACACGGAGGATAAAAACTTGGATAAATTTAAGCTGATTCAACAAGGAGGCATAATTACCAAGGGAGAACTGTACCGATGGTTCGAAAAAATGATAGAAGTCTCCTAA
- the priA gene encoding replication restart helicase PriA, with product MANFINVILPIPLERHFTYSISGEEALILRQGMRVAVPFGKSKIYTGLISKVHQTPPEVYEAKEIHQVLDDTPIVTQIQLRHWQWIADYYMCTLGEVVRSALPGAFLLESETLVLRNMEVTVDELELGDNEFLVFEALQHQSVLKVHEVAAIVDRKNVMPILHRLLEKNIIKLKEEVYEQYKPKLVRYVRLGNEFTSDLALEKLLETLKRAPKQSQVVLSLFQLQGNTMKPISIADLEKFSGSSSAIIKALVDKGILEEYFIRKDRVNYDNTEENLETKDLNEYQEKALEDISQAFEDKKVTLLKGVTSSGKTEVYVKLIDACIAKNKQVLYLLPEIALTTQLISRLQEYFGENIAVYHSKYTVQERVEAWNNVLHDKQKAQIVIGARSALFLPFQNLGLVIVDEEHESSFKQFDPAPRYHARDAAIVLGKFHDADVLLGSATPSIESYYNVQLGKYGYTEINRRFGNVLMPDMELVDIKEAQRKRKMKGHFSERLLEEVTQCLDTGEQIILFQNRRGYAPILECLTCGHTPQCPNCDVSLTYHQYRKQIRCHYCGHHAALPESCQACGSPDLDTKGFGTEQIEEEVRKLFPEAKVGRMDLDTTRGKHAYEKIITAFERQEMDILIGTQMLTKGLDFRHVSLVGVMNADALLNFPDYRAHERSFQLLTQVSGRAGRTKKRGKVIIQSYNPYHQILKQVTTSDYEAMFNEQLYEREQYRYPPTNRIIKITFKHKNFNILNEAADWFCGALKNNFGGTVLGPEYPPVARIRNQYLKHLLVKIGKKESLATTKNNIRRIEKSFNAISMYRSVRVIYNVDHI from the coding sequence ATGGCGAACTTTATCAACGTTATTTTGCCTATTCCTTTGGAAAGGCACTTCACTTACAGCATAAGTGGTGAAGAAGCCCTGATTCTAAGGCAGGGCATGCGTGTCGCAGTACCATTTGGCAAATCAAAAATATATACCGGACTCATATCAAAGGTACACCAAACCCCTCCCGAAGTCTATGAGGCCAAAGAGATTCATCAAGTTCTGGACGATACTCCTATAGTAACACAAATCCAATTGCGACATTGGCAATGGATTGCGGATTACTACATGTGTACGCTAGGCGAGGTGGTCCGAAGCGCACTGCCCGGCGCTTTTTTGTTGGAGAGTGAAACATTGGTATTGCGTAATATGGAAGTGACCGTAGACGAGCTAGAACTTGGGGACAACGAGTTTCTAGTATTTGAAGCATTACAGCATCAATCTGTATTAAAAGTGCATGAGGTGGCCGCCATAGTCGATAGAAAAAATGTAATGCCCATATTGCATCGGCTTTTAGAGAAGAATATTATCAAACTCAAAGAAGAAGTTTATGAGCAGTACAAACCTAAGTTGGTGCGTTATGTTCGGTTAGGAAACGAATTCACGTCGGACCTTGCTCTGGAAAAGCTATTGGAGACCCTAAAAAGAGCCCCGAAACAGAGTCAGGTAGTATTATCTCTTTTTCAACTGCAGGGCAATACTATGAAACCAATTTCTATTGCGGATTTGGAGAAATTCAGTGGAAGTTCCAGTGCTATTATTAAAGCTTTGGTAGATAAAGGTATTCTGGAGGAATATTTTATTAGAAAGGACCGAGTGAATTATGATAACACCGAAGAAAATTTAGAAACAAAGGACCTGAACGAATATCAGGAAAAAGCCTTAGAGGATATTTCACAAGCTTTTGAAGATAAAAAAGTTACACTCCTAAAAGGTGTGACCTCCTCGGGAAAGACCGAAGTCTACGTAAAACTCATCGATGCATGTATCGCTAAAAATAAACAAGTACTCTATTTATTGCCTGAAATAGCGCTCACCACGCAACTCATCTCCCGGTTACAGGAATACTTTGGTGAAAACATTGCTGTCTATCACTCTAAATATACCGTTCAGGAAAGAGTAGAGGCCTGGAACAATGTTTTGCATGACAAGCAAAAGGCTCAAATTGTAATAGGTGCTCGGTCGGCCTTGTTCCTACCGTTTCAAAATTTGGGCTTGGTAATAGTTGACGAAGAGCACGAAAGTTCCTTTAAACAGTTTGATCCCGCTCCCCGGTATCATGCAAGAGATGCGGCTATAGTGTTAGGCAAATTTCATGATGCAGATGTCCTATTGGGTTCGGCAACGCCAAGCATCGAGAGTTACTATAATGTGCAGTTGGGAAAATACGGATATACGGAGATAAATAGACGCTTCGGAAATGTGTTAATGCCAGATATGGAACTTGTGGACATTAAGGAGGCACAACGAAAACGGAAGATGAAAGGTCATTTTTCCGAACGTTTACTTGAGGAGGTTACACAATGCCTAGATACTGGGGAGCAAATTATTCTATTTCAAAATAGACGGGGCTACGCTCCGATATTGGAGTGTTTAACCTGTGGACATACCCCTCAATGCCCAAATTGTGATGTAAGCCTCACCTATCATCAATATAGAAAACAAATTAGGTGTCATTATTGTGGACATCACGCCGCATTACCGGAATCATGTCAGGCTTGTGGAAGTCCAGATTTGGATACTAAAGGTTTCGGGACGGAGCAGATAGAGGAGGAGGTAAGGAAACTCTTTCCAGAGGCAAAAGTAGGCCGTATGGATTTGGATACGACCCGTGGTAAGCATGCGTATGAAAAAATTATCACAGCCTTTGAACGGCAGGAAATGGACATACTCATCGGAACACAAATGCTGACCAAGGGATTGGATTTTAGACATGTAAGCCTTGTCGGCGTTATGAACGCGGATGCCCTCTTAAATTTCCCAGATTATAGGGCGCATGAACGTAGTTTCCAATTATTGACGCAAGTTTCTGGAAGGGCGGGCAGGACCAAGAAAAGGGGCAAGGTCATCATACAAAGTTATAATCCGTACCATCAAATTTTAAAACAAGTTACTACAAGTGACTATGAAGCCATGTTTAATGAGCAATTGTATGAACGTGAGCAGTACAGGTATCCTCCCACCAACCGTATTATAAAGATTACGTTCAAACATAAAAATTTCAATATTCTCAACGAAGCTGCGGATTGGTTCTGCGGGGCATTGAAAAATAATTTTGGAGGCACCGTACTGGGGCCCGAGTATCCACCTGTTGCCAGAATCCGAAATCAATATCTGAAACATCTTTTGGTCAAAATTGGCAAAAAGGAATCATTAGCCACCACGAAGAATAATATTAGGAGAATAGAAAAATCATTCAATGCAATTTCTATGTACAGAAGTGTCCGTGTCATTTATAATGTAGACCATATTTAA
- the rlmH gene encoding 23S rRNA (pseudouridine(1915)-N(3))-methyltransferase RlmH, whose amino-acid sequence MTIKLLTIGKTDSKALQSLINVYEMRLQYYIKFEIEVIPDLKNSKNLSEDQQKTKEGELILKKLNPTDVLVLLDEKGKLLSSIEFSSYLQKKMNSGIKQLVFLIGGPYGFSQEIYAAAAGKISLSKMTFSHQMIRLFVTEQVYRAFTILKNEPYHHQ is encoded by the coding sequence ATGACAATTAAACTATTGACCATTGGCAAAACGGACAGTAAGGCGCTTCAGAGCTTAATAAATGTCTATGAGATGCGACTGCAATATTATATTAAGTTTGAAATAGAGGTGATTCCTGATTTAAAAAATTCCAAAAATCTCTCCGAGGACCAACAAAAGACCAAGGAAGGGGAACTCATCCTAAAAAAATTAAATCCTACTGACGTTCTGGTTTTATTGGACGAAAAAGGAAAACTCTTAAGCTCAATTGAATTTTCATCCTATCTGCAAAAGAAAATGAATTCCGGAATTAAACAATTGGTTTTTTTAATCGGTGGCCCCTATGGTTTTAGTCAAGAAATTTATGCCGCTGCCGCTGGAAAAATAAGTCTTTCCAAAATGACATTTTCACATCAAATGATTCGCTTATTTGTAACAGAACAAGTGTACAGGGCCTTTACCATCTTAAAGAACGAGCCCTATCACCATCAATAA
- a CDS encoding LytR/AlgR family response regulator transcription factor, which yields MKLRSIIVDDSSMQRMAVAKLVNNHPNLAMVAEYSNAIEAKNGIKNNEIDLIFLDVEMPIITGFDLLESLDNSPQVILITGKPDYALKAFDYDVTDYLHKPITMARFDASVKRAVAKYEQMNRVTEDEEHIFVKSNLKKRKVILNDIKWIEALGDYIKLVTDEANIVILSTMKSFEKQLPEDKFLRIHKSYIVNLEKVEKFNSKNVEVSGRSIPLSRNKKTELAEALSNV from the coding sequence ATGAAATTACGAAGTATTATCGTTGACGATTCATCCATGCAAAGGATGGCCGTCGCAAAGTTGGTAAACAACCATCCCAACTTGGCCATGGTAGCGGAATACAGCAATGCTATTGAAGCTAAGAACGGAATTAAAAACAACGAGATAGATTTAATTTTTCTCGATGTTGAGATGCCTATTATTACAGGATTTGACCTACTCGAGTCCCTGGATAACAGCCCTCAGGTAATTTTAATTACCGGTAAACCCGATTATGCCCTTAAAGCTTTTGATTATGATGTAACGGATTATTTACATAAGCCGATTACCATGGCACGCTTTGATGCATCTGTTAAAAGAGCCGTTGCAAAATATGAGCAAATGAACAGGGTTACCGAAGACGAAGAGCACATCTTTGTGAAGAGTAATCTTAAGAAAAGAAAAGTTATCCTAAACGATATCAAGTGGATAGAAGCGCTTGGTGACTATATAAAATTGGTTACCGACGAAGCTAATATTGTAATTTTATCAACAATGAAATCTTTCGAAAAGCAATTGCCGGAAGACAAGTTTTTAAGAATCCACAAATCCTATATCGTTAACTTGGAAAAAGTTGAAAAATTCAACAGTAAGAATGTTGAAGTTAGTGGACGTTCCATTCCTTTAAGTAGAAACAAAAAAACGGAATTGGCCGAAGCACTAAGCAACGTATAG
- the rpsF gene encoding 30S ribosomal protein S6 encodes MNHYETVFILNPVLSDVQIEETVKKFEDFLIKNGAKMVAKENWGLKKLAYPIQNKKSGFYHLFEFTNSGEVVLPYEQEFRRDERVMRFLTVKLDKHAIAWAEKRRTRNKTAKA; translated from the coding sequence ATGAACCATTACGAAACTGTTTTCATCTTGAATCCCGTTCTATCTGATGTTCAGATAGAGGAAACAGTTAAGAAATTTGAAGATTTCTTAATTAAGAATGGAGCCAAAATGGTAGCCAAAGAGAATTGGGGCCTAAAAAAATTGGCTTATCCCATCCAAAACAAAAAAAGTGGGTTTTACCACTTGTTCGAATTCACTAATTCCGGTGAGGTAGTTTTGCCTTACGAACAGGAGTTTAGAAGAGACGAGCGTGTGATGCGCTTTTTGACCGTTAAATTGGACAAACATGCCATCGCATGGGCAGAAAAGAGAAGAACAAGAAACAAAACCGCTAAAGCTTAA
- the rpsR gene encoding 30S ribosomal protein S18: MATLQQQAKGKKDGEIRYLTPLNIETNTKKKYCRFKKSGIKYVDYKDPDFLMKLVNEQGKLLPRRLTGTSLKYQRKVAQAVKRARHLALMPYVGDLLK; the protein is encoded by the coding sequence ATGGCAACATTACAACAACAAGCAAAAGGTAAAAAGGATGGGGAGATAAGATATCTAACCCCGTTGAACATTGAAACCAACACAAAGAAGAAGTATTGCAGGTTTAAAAAGTCTGGTATTAAATATGTAGACTATAAAGACCCCGATTTCTTAATGAAGTTGGTGAACGAACAGGGTAAACTATTGCCTAGAAGACTTACAGGTACTTCATTAAAGTATCAGAGGAAAGTGGCTCAGGCCGTAAAGAGAGCTCGTCATTTGGCTTTAATGCCATACGTTGGTGATTTATTAAAATAA